In Actinoplanes octamycinicus, the genomic window GCGACACGGTGCGGCCCGGTCCGATCAGCGTGGCGGTCAAGGGGGCCTCCTGGTGGCACGAAAAGCAGCGAGAACGAGGAACAGCGAGTAAATAGCGGGCCGGACAACCGCCGGAACGACAACAGCGGGCCGAGGAACAGCGGGAGGAGCGCCGCGCGGTCAGGGAGCGGGGACGGTCACTTGCTGAGCTCCGCGGCGAGCAGTTCGGCGGTCTGGACCGTGTTCAGGGCGGCACCCTTGCGCATGTTGTCGCCGGTCACGAAGAAATCCAGGGCGCGCGGGTCGTCCATGGCGCGGCGGATCCGGCCGACCCAGGACGGGTCGGTGCCGACCGCGTCGATCGGCATCGGGAACTCGCCGGCGTCCGGGTCGTCGACCAGGATCACGCCGGGTGCGTTGCGCAGCACCTGACGGGCGCCGTCCGCGGTCACCTCGGCGCCGAAGACCGCGTGCACGGCGACCGAGTGGCCGGTCACCACCGGGACGCGGACGCAGGTCGCGGAGACCTTGAGGGCCGGCAGGCCGAGGATCTTGCGGCTCTCGTTGCGGAGTTTCAGCTCCTCGGAGGACCAGCCGAGCGGGCCGGCCACCCCGGACCAGGGCACCACGTTGAGCGCCAGCGGGGCCGGGAACGGGCCGAGGTCGTCGCCGACCGCCTGCCGCACGTTGCCCGGGCGGGAGCCGAGCAGCCGGTCGCCGGCCACCTTGGTGAGCTGGTCGTGCAGGGTGTCCACGCCGACCTGGCCGACCCCGGAGGCGGCCTGGTAGGAGGCCAGGACCAGCTCACGGAGGCCGTACTCGTAGTGCAGCGGGGCGACCGCCATGATCATCGCGGCGACCGTGCAGTTGGCGCTGGACACGATGCCACGCGGGCGGTGGCCGAGCACCTCGTCGTTGACCTCGGGCACCACCAGCGGGACGTCCGGCTCCATCCGGAAGACCGCGGAGTTGTCGACGACGATCGCGCCCCGGGACACCGCGATCGGCGCCCAGTGCGCCGCCACGTCGTCGGGGACGTCGAACATCGCCACGTGCACGCCGTCGAACGCCTCGGCGGTCAGGTCCCGGACCGGCAGCGTCTCACCGCGGCAGACCAGCGATTTGCCCGCCGAGCGGGACGAGGCGATCAACCGGATCTCGCCCCAGACGTCACGCCGGGACGAGAGCAGGTCGAGCATGACGGTCCCGACGGAACCGGTGGCCCCGACGACGGCGAGGGTGGGCCGCGCCATCGGACGGCTTACCGGCCGGTCCCGCCGTAGACGACGGCCTCCTCCGAGCCGCCCAGCTCGAACTGGTCGTGCACGGCGCGGACGGCGGTGTCCAGGTCGGTGTCCCGGCAGACGACCGAGACGCGGATCTCCGAGGTGGAGATCATCTCGATGTTGACGCCGGCCTCACCGATGCAGGCGAAGAACGAGGCCGCGACACCCGGGTGCGAGCGCATGCCGGCGCCGATCAGCGACACCTTGCCCACGTGGTCGTCGAAGAGCAGGCTCTTGAACTTGACCTGATCCTTGATCTTGTCGAGGGCGGTCATCGCGGTGGGGCCGTCGGCTTTCGGCAGCGTGAACGAGATGTCGGTGCGGCCGGTGCCCTCGGTCGAGATGTTCTGCACGATCATGTCGATGTTGATCTCGGCCTGCGCGACGGTCTCGAAGATCCGGCCGGCCGAACCGGGCTCGTCGGGCACCCCGACGATCGTGATCTTGGCCTCGCTGCGCTCGTGCGCGACCCCGGTGATCAGTGCTTGCTCCACGTCAGGGTCCTCCATCGATCCGGTGACGAGCGTGCCTTCTTTGTTCGAGTACGAAGAGCGTAC contains:
- a CDS encoding aspartate-semialdehyde dehydrogenase, which gives rise to MARPTLAVVGATGSVGTVMLDLLSSRRDVWGEIRLIASSRSAGKSLVCRGETLPVRDLTAEAFDGVHVAMFDVPDDVAAHWAPIAVSRGAIVVDNSAVFRMEPDVPLVVPEVNDEVLGHRPRGIVSSANCTVAAMIMAVAPLHYEYGLRELVLASYQAASGVGQVGVDTLHDQLTKVAGDRLLGSRPGNVRQAVGDDLGPFPAPLALNVVPWSGVAGPLGWSSEELKLRNESRKILGLPALKVSATCVRVPVVTGHSVAVHAVFGAEVTADGARQVLRNAPGVILVDDPDAGEFPMPIDAVGTDPSWVGRIRRAMDDPRALDFFVTGDNMRKGAALNTVQTAELLAAELSK